A section of the Pimelobacter simplex genome encodes:
- the speB gene encoding agmatinase codes for MTVGPVDATQVPRYAGDTTFARLPRLTDVQDADTVIWGVPFDGGVSYRPGARFGPNHIRQSSRLLRPYNPAQDSEPFARAQVADAGDLGVNPFSLDEAIAAIETGARDLSGTSRTLLTIGGDHTIALPLLRVQHERHGPIAVLHFDAHLDTWDTYFGAPYTHGTPFRRASEEGLIDFSHAMHMGIRGPLYSKLDLDESEELGFSAVHARDFVRSPIDDIINRMRERLGDRPVYVSLDIDVLDPAFAPGTGTPEAGGLSSAQLLEVLRGLDGLNVVGADIVEVSPAYDHAEITGIAAAHVAYEMLSVLPGKPA; via the coding sequence ATGACCGTCGGACCCGTCGACGCCACCCAGGTCCCGCGCTACGCCGGCGACACCACGTTCGCCCGGCTGCCCCGCCTCACCGACGTCCAGGACGCCGACACCGTCATCTGGGGCGTCCCCTTCGACGGCGGCGTCTCCTACCGGCCCGGCGCGCGGTTCGGCCCGAACCACATCCGCCAGTCCTCGCGCCTGCTGCGCCCCTACAACCCGGCCCAGGACAGCGAGCCCTTCGCGCGCGCCCAGGTCGCCGACGCCGGTGACCTCGGCGTCAACCCGTTCTCGCTCGACGAGGCGATCGCGGCCATCGAGACCGGTGCCCGCGACCTGTCCGGCACCTCGCGCACGCTGCTCACCATCGGCGGCGACCACACGATCGCGCTGCCGCTGCTGCGCGTGCAGCACGAGCGGCACGGGCCCATCGCCGTCCTGCACTTCGACGCCCACCTCGACACCTGGGACACCTACTTCGGCGCGCCCTACACCCACGGGACGCCGTTCCGCCGGGCCTCGGAGGAGGGGCTGATCGACTTCTCCCACGCGATGCACATGGGCATCCGCGGGCCGCTCTACAGCAAGCTCGACCTCGACGAGTCCGAGGAGCTGGGCTTCTCCGCGGTCCACGCGCGCGACTTCGTCCGCTCGCCCATCGACGACATCATCAACCGGATGCGCGAGCGCCTCGGCGACCGCCCGGTCTACGTCTCGCTCGACATCGACGTGCTCGACCCGGCGTTCGCCCCCGGCACCGGTACGCCGGAGGCCGGCGGCCTCTCCAGCGCCCAGCTGCTCGAGGTGCTCCGCGGCCTCGACGGGCTCAACGTCGTCGGCGCCGACATCGTCGAGGTCTCCCCGGCCTACGACCACGCCGAGATCACCGGCATCGCCGCTGCCCACGTGGCCTACGAGATGCTCTCCGTGCTGCCGGGCAAGCCCGCCTGA
- a CDS encoding aminobutyraldehyde dehydrogenase: MRTIHNVIDGQVVPASSGATTELVDPATGKVFALAALSAQADVDAACTAAARAFPAWRRTTPRERQRLLLDLAAALEARADDLLAAEVENTGKPVALCRTEEIETGIDHLRYFAGLARSLEGSGAAEFVEGHTSYVRREPVGVVGQVAPWNYPFLMAIWKIAPALAAGNTVVLKPSDTTPVTAALVGEIAASVLPAGVLNVVCGDRTTGALVVDHPAVAMVSITGSTGAGKAVAAAAAADVKRVHLELGGKAPAVVLADADLDAAVEGIVGGAFFNAGQDCTAVTRILVHASIADELTERLTAAVGALRVGPPADESADLGPLNNADQLARVSAMVAAVPSYGRVLTGGHRVGTDGFFYAPTLVAGLGQDDDLVQHEVFGPVVTLQTFTTEDEALALANGVDFALASSVWTRDHGTALRFTAELDFGCVWVNTHMILTAEMPHGGFKQSGYGKDLSHYGFEDYTRVKHVMHAHG, from the coding sequence ATGCGCACGATCCACAACGTCATCGACGGCCAGGTCGTCCCCGCCTCCTCCGGCGCGACCACCGAGCTCGTCGACCCCGCCACCGGCAAGGTGTTCGCGCTGGCCGCGCTCAGCGCCCAGGCCGACGTCGACGCCGCCTGCACGGCCGCCGCCCGGGCCTTCCCGGCCTGGCGCCGGACCACGCCGCGCGAGCGCCAGCGCCTGCTGCTCGACCTCGCCGCCGCCCTCGAGGCGCGCGCCGACGACCTGCTCGCCGCCGAGGTCGAGAACACCGGCAAGCCGGTCGCGCTGTGCCGCACCGAGGAGATCGAGACCGGCATCGACCACCTGCGCTACTTCGCCGGCCTCGCCCGCTCGCTCGAGGGCTCCGGCGCGGCCGAGTTCGTCGAGGGGCACACGTCGTACGTCCGCCGGGAGCCGGTGGGCGTCGTCGGCCAGGTCGCGCCCTGGAACTACCCGTTCCTGATGGCGATCTGGAAGATCGCGCCCGCGCTCGCCGCCGGCAACACCGTCGTCCTCAAGCCCTCGGACACCACGCCCGTGACCGCCGCCCTGGTCGGCGAGATCGCCGCGTCGGTGCTGCCGGCCGGCGTCCTCAACGTCGTCTGCGGCGACCGGACCACCGGCGCTCTCGTGGTCGACCACCCGGCCGTCGCGATGGTGTCGATCACCGGGTCCACCGGCGCGGGCAAGGCCGTCGCTGCCGCGGCGGCCGCCGACGTCAAGCGCGTCCACCTCGAGCTGGGCGGCAAGGCCCCGGCCGTCGTCCTGGCCGACGCCGACCTCGACGCCGCCGTCGAGGGCATCGTGGGCGGCGCCTTCTTCAACGCCGGCCAGGACTGCACCGCCGTCACCCGCATCCTCGTCCACGCGTCGATCGCCGACGAGCTGACCGAGCGTCTCACCGCCGCCGTCGGCGCCCTGCGCGTCGGCCCTCCGGCCGACGAGAGCGCCGACCTCGGCCCGCTCAACAACGCCGACCAGCTCGCCCGGGTCAGCGCCATGGTCGCCGCCGTGCCGTCGTACGGGCGGGTGCTCACCGGCGGCCACCGGGTCGGGACCGACGGCTTCTTCTACGCCCCGACCCTCGTCGCCGGGCTGGGCCAGGACGACGACCTCGTCCAGCACGAGGTCTTCGGCCCCGTCGTCACCCTCCAGACGTTCACCACCGAGGACGAGGCCCTGGCGCTCGCCAACGGCGTCGACTTCGCCCTCGCCTCCAGCGTCTGGACCCGCGACCACGGGACTGCGCTGCGGTTCACCGCCGAGCTCGACTTCGGGTGCGTGTGGGTCAACACCCACATGATCCTGACCGCGGAGATGCCGCACGGCGGGTTCAAGCAGAGCGGCTACGGCAAGGACCTGTCGCACTACGGGTTCGAGGACTACACCCGCGTCAAGCACGTGATGCACGCGCACGGCTGA
- the serA gene encoding phosphoglycerate dehydrogenase, with amino-acid sequence MKALLLENIHPAAVETLEARGYDVELRAGSLSEDELIAALSEGVQLLGIRSNTTVTKRVLDESPGLLAIGCFCIGTNQVDLVTAAEKGVGVFNAPYSNTRSVVELVIAELIALARRLPEKTQRMHEGTWDKSAKGSHEVRGRTLGIVGYGNIGTQLSTVAEALGLNVVFYDTADRPAHGTARRMRSLKDLLAVADVVSLHVDGRPGNAGFFGAAEFAAMKPRALFLNASRGMVVDYEALRDNLISGHIAGAAVDVFPAEPKAQGDAFDSVLRGLDNVILTPHIGGSTQEAQEEIGWFVAEKLARFALEGSTALSVNLPAVLPPELPAGHRIGLLHRNLPGVLAELNATFATAGDNVVDQHLATKDGLGYVVTDAAAPLSAEAIETLSKAEYCMWVRTW; translated from the coding sequence GTGAAGGCCCTGCTACTCGAGAACATCCACCCGGCCGCCGTCGAGACCCTCGAGGCTCGCGGCTACGACGTGGAGCTGCGTGCCGGCTCCCTCTCCGAGGACGAGCTGATCGCGGCCCTCTCCGAGGGCGTCCAGCTGCTCGGCATCCGGTCCAACACGACCGTGACGAAGCGAGTGCTCGACGAGTCCCCCGGCCTGCTGGCGATCGGCTGCTTCTGCATCGGCACCAACCAGGTCGACCTCGTGACCGCGGCCGAGAAGGGCGTCGGCGTGTTCAACGCGCCGTACTCCAACACGCGCAGCGTGGTCGAGCTGGTCATCGCCGAGCTCATCGCCCTCGCGCGCCGCCTGCCGGAGAAGACCCAGCGCATGCACGAGGGCACCTGGGACAAGTCCGCCAAGGGCAGCCACGAGGTCCGCGGGCGCACCCTCGGCATCGTCGGCTACGGCAACATCGGCACCCAGCTCTCCACCGTCGCCGAGGCCCTCGGCCTCAACGTCGTCTTCTACGACACCGCCGACCGCCCGGCCCACGGCACCGCCCGCCGGATGCGCTCGCTCAAGGACCTCCTCGCGGTCGCCGACGTCGTCAGCCTCCACGTCGACGGACGCCCCGGCAACGCCGGCTTCTTCGGCGCCGCCGAGTTCGCCGCGATGAAGCCCCGCGCGCTGTTCCTCAACGCCTCGCGCGGCATGGTCGTCGACTACGAGGCCCTGCGCGACAACCTGATCTCCGGGCACATCGCCGGTGCCGCCGTCGACGTCTTCCCCGCCGAGCCCAAGGCCCAGGGCGACGCCTTCGACTCCGTCCTGCGCGGCCTCGACAACGTCATCCTGACCCCGCACATCGGTGGTTCCACCCAGGAGGCGCAGGAGGAGATCGGCTGGTTCGTCGCCGAGAAGCTCGCCCGCTTCGCCCTCGAGGGCAGCACCGCCCTCTCGGTCAACCTGCCCGCCGTCCTGCCGCCGGAGCTCCCGGCCGGCCACCGCATCGGCCTGCTCCACCGCAACCTGCCCGGCGTCCTCGCCGAGCTCAACGCCACCTTCGCCACGGCCGGCGACAACGTCGTCGACCAGCACCTGGCCACCAAGGACGGCCTCGGCTATGTCGTCACCGACGCCGCCGCACCGCTCTCGGCCGAGGCGATCGAGACGCTGAGCAAGGCCGAGTACTGCATGTGGGTGCGCACCTGGTGA
- a CDS encoding VOC family protein: MTTTVRQIQVTFDCAAPARVARFWCDVLGYEIAPGAEGETAWSACVDPTGAGPRFYFQRVPEGKVAKNRVHVDVRAGTGLVGAERLAVLKAERDRLIALGSVCVEVLEADEENESCIVMQDIEGNEFCLD, translated from the coding sequence ATGACAACGACCGTCCGCCAGATCCAGGTTACGTTCGACTGTGCCGCTCCCGCCCGGGTCGCCCGGTTCTGGTGCGACGTCCTGGGCTACGAGATCGCGCCCGGCGCCGAGGGCGAGACGGCGTGGTCCGCGTGCGTCGACCCGACGGGCGCCGGTCCGCGGTTCTACTTCCAGCGAGTGCCGGAGGGCAAGGTCGCCAAGAACCGCGTGCACGTCGACGTCCGCGCGGGTACGGGCCTCGTCGGTGCCGAGCGGCTGGCGGTGCTGAAAGCCGAGCGGGACCGGCTGATCGCGCTCGGCTCCGTGTGCGTCGAGGTGCTCGAGGCCGACGAGGAGAACGAGTCCTGCATCGTGATGCAGGACATCGAGGGCAACGAGTTCTGCCTCGACTGA
- a CDS encoding NAD-dependent succinate-semialdehyde dehydrogenase has product MSDTTFEVHDPATGLVIENIADGTVEDATRAVDAAAAAFPAWAATPTRARAEILRRCYDLMIRDADLLTGLIAAENGKSVADARAEVTYAAEFFRWFSEEAVRGEGTYSDAPNGGARTLVTHAPVGVAALVTPWNFPAAMATRKIAPALAAGCTVVLKPAAETPLTALAVARILLEAGVPEGVVNVVPTTDAASVVTAWLEDPRVRKVSFTGSTGVGRTLLRQAADRVLNTSMELGGNAPFVITADADIDAAVAGAMIAKFRGGGQACTAANRFYVHADVAAEFVEKFGAAVAALKVGPSADASNQIGPVISEKALTGITKLVDAAVADGARVAVQGAVPEAGWFFPPTILVDVPFGAPILSEEIFGPVAPIVTWTDEAEMIASVNDTEFGLAAYVYAGRLQDALRLGEQVEAGMVGINRGIVSDPSAPFGGVKQSGIGREGAHEGIREYQETRYYSVDWS; this is encoded by the coding sequence ATGAGTGACACCACCTTCGAGGTCCACGACCCGGCGACCGGCCTGGTCATCGAGAACATCGCCGACGGCACCGTCGAGGACGCGACCCGCGCCGTCGACGCGGCCGCCGCCGCCTTCCCGGCCTGGGCCGCGACCCCGACCCGGGCCCGTGCGGAGATCCTGCGCCGCTGCTACGACCTGATGATCCGCGACGCGGACCTGCTCACCGGCCTCATCGCCGCCGAGAACGGCAAGTCCGTCGCCGACGCGCGCGCCGAGGTCACCTACGCCGCGGAGTTCTTCCGCTGGTTCTCCGAGGAGGCCGTGCGCGGCGAGGGCACCTACAGCGACGCGCCCAACGGCGGCGCCCGCACGCTGGTCACCCACGCGCCCGTCGGCGTGGCCGCCCTCGTCACGCCGTGGAACTTCCCGGCCGCGATGGCGACCCGCAAGATCGCCCCGGCGCTGGCCGCTGGGTGCACCGTCGTCCTCAAGCCGGCCGCGGAGACCCCGCTGACCGCGCTCGCGGTGGCGCGGATCCTGCTCGAGGCCGGCGTTCCCGAGGGCGTCGTCAATGTCGTCCCGACGACGGACGCCGCGTCGGTCGTCACCGCCTGGCTGGAGGACCCGCGGGTCCGCAAGGTCAGCTTCACCGGCTCCACCGGCGTCGGCCGCACCCTGCTGCGCCAGGCCGCGGACCGGGTCCTCAACACGAGCATGGAGCTCGGCGGCAACGCACCCTTCGTGATCACCGCCGACGCCGACATCGACGCCGCCGTGGCCGGCGCGATGATCGCCAAGTTCCGCGGCGGCGGCCAGGCCTGCACCGCGGCCAACCGCTTCTACGTGCACGCCGACGTCGCGGCCGAGTTCGTCGAGAAGTTCGGCGCGGCCGTCGCGGCGCTCAAGGTCGGCCCGTCCGCCGACGCGAGCAACCAGATCGGCCCGGTCATCAGCGAGAAGGCCCTGACCGGCATCACCAAGCTGGTCGACGCCGCCGTCGCCGACGGCGCCCGGGTCGCCGTCCAGGGCGCGGTGCCCGAGGCCGGCTGGTTCTTCCCGCCGACGATCCTGGTCGACGTGCCCTTCGGCGCCCCGATCCTGTCCGAGGAGATCTTCGGGCCGGTCGCGCCGATCGTGACCTGGACCGACGAGGCCGAGATGATCGCGTCGGTCAACGACACCGAGTTCGGCCTGGCGGCGTACGTCTACGCGGGCCGGCTGCAGGACGCCCTGCGCCTCGGCGAGCAGGTCGAGGCCGGCATGGTCGGCATCAACCGCGGCATCGTGTCCGACCCCTCCGCGCCGTTCGGCGGGGTCAAGCAGAGCGGCATCGGCCGCGAGGGTGCCCACGAGGGCATCCGCGAGTACCAGGAGACGCGCTACTACAGCGTCGACTGGAGCTGA
- a CDS encoding Glu/Leu/Phe/Val family dehydrogenase, whose product MTALHEPVAPTATGPLADARTQLREATTLLGYDEGLHQMLATPRREVTVSIPLRRDDGTTELFVGHRVQHNFSRGPAKGGLRYSPDVDLDEVRALAMWMTWKCALLDVPYGGAKGGVRIDPRNYSQAELERVTRRYTSEISPLIGPERDIPAPDIGTDEKTMAWLMDTYSVQQGHTVLGVTTGKPISLGGSRGRATATSRGVVHVALAALRSRGIDPAGATASVQGFGKVGRYAARFLAEAGTRVLVVSDQYGAVSAEAGLDIPGLERHVDATGSVVGFAGGEEVPAEAVLEAEVDLLVPAAVEGVLRGDNAGRVRAQVIVEGANGPTTPEADRILQEAGRLVVPDILANAGGVIVSYFEWVQANQAYWWSETEVEARLAERMLAAWDSVNAAATRLDVPLRTAATCLAVERVAQAHQLRGLYP is encoded by the coding sequence ATGACCGCGCTCCACGAGCCCGTCGCCCCCACGGCGACCGGGCCGCTGGCCGACGCCCGCACGCAGCTGCGCGAGGCCACCACCCTCCTCGGGTACGACGAGGGCCTGCACCAGATGCTCGCCACCCCGCGCCGCGAGGTGACGGTCAGCATCCCCCTGCGCCGCGACGACGGGACGACCGAGCTGTTCGTGGGCCACCGCGTCCAGCACAACTTCTCGCGCGGCCCGGCCAAGGGCGGCCTGCGCTACTCCCCCGACGTCGACCTCGACGAGGTCCGCGCGCTGGCGATGTGGATGACCTGGAAGTGCGCGCTCCTCGACGTCCCCTACGGCGGCGCCAAGGGCGGGGTCCGGATCGACCCGCGCAACTACTCGCAGGCCGAGCTGGAGCGGGTCACCCGCCGCTACACCAGCGAGATCAGCCCCCTCATCGGTCCCGAGCGGGACATCCCGGCGCCCGACATCGGCACCGACGAGAAGACGATGGCGTGGCTGATGGACACCTACTCCGTCCAGCAGGGGCACACCGTCCTCGGCGTCACCACCGGCAAGCCGATCAGCCTCGGCGGCTCCCGCGGCCGGGCCACCGCGACCTCGCGGGGCGTGGTGCACGTGGCGCTCGCCGCGCTGCGCTCGCGCGGCATCGACCCGGCCGGCGCCACCGCGTCCGTCCAGGGCTTCGGCAAGGTCGGCCGGTACGCCGCCCGCTTCCTCGCCGAGGCCGGCACCCGGGTCCTCGTCGTGTCCGACCAGTACGGCGCCGTGTCCGCCGAGGCCGGCCTCGACATCCCCGGCCTGGAGCGCCACGTCGACGCGACCGGCTCGGTCGTCGGCTTCGCCGGCGGCGAGGAGGTCCCCGCCGAGGCGGTCCTGGAGGCCGAGGTCGACCTGCTCGTCCCCGCTGCCGTCGAGGGCGTCCTGCGCGGCGACAACGCCGGCCGGGTGCGCGCCCAGGTGATCGTCGAGGGCGCCAACGGCCCGACCACGCCCGAGGCGGACCGGATCCTGCAGGAGGCCGGGCGGCTCGTCGTACCGGACATCCTGGCCAACGCCGGCGGCGTGATCGTGTCCTACTTCGAGTGGGTCCAGGCCAACCAGGCCTACTGGTGGAGCGAGACCGAGGTCGAGGCCCGGCTGGCCGAGCGGATGCTCGCCGCCTGGGACTCGGTCAACGCGGCCGCCACCCGGCTCGACGTCCCCCTGCGCACGGCGGCGACCTGCCTCGCCGTCGAGCGCGTGGCCCAGGCGCACCAGCTGCGCGGCCTCTACCCGTGA
- the gabT gene encoding 4-aminobutyrate--2-oxoglutarate transaminase translates to MSQQPTGGPSITQERRLVTAIPGPRSLELAERKAKAVASGVAVGLPVQVVAAGGGILVDADGNQLIDLGSGIAVTTVGNSAPRVVEAVTRQVAEFTHTCFMVTPYEGYVAVAEKLNELTPGSHEKRSALFNSGAEAVENAVKIARTATGKQSVVVFDHAYHGRTNLTMAMTAKNMPYKKGFGPFASEVYRAPLSYPFRDGGLDGAEAARKAIDVIEKQVGADNLAAIVIEPIQGEGGFIVPADGFLPALVAWCRENGVVFVADEVQTGFARTGELFAVDHEGVVPDLIVTAKGIAGGLPLAAVTGRAELMDAAHAGGLGGTYGGNPLACAAALAVIETIEAEGLVDRARTIGKTMTERLSALQENDPRIGEVRGRGAMIAVELVKAGTTEPDADLTKKVAAAANAQGMVVLTCGTYGNVLRFLPPLSMPDHLLAEALDLLAEIFQEN, encoded by the coding sequence ATGAGCCAGCAGCCCACCGGCGGCCCCAGCATCACCCAGGAGCGACGCCTCGTCACGGCCATCCCCGGCCCGCGCTCGCTCGAGCTCGCCGAGCGCAAGGCCAAGGCCGTTGCCTCCGGCGTCGCGGTCGGCCTGCCGGTGCAGGTCGTGGCGGCCGGCGGCGGCATCCTCGTGGACGCCGACGGCAACCAGCTCATCGACCTCGGCTCCGGCATCGCCGTGACCACCGTCGGCAACAGCGCCCCGCGCGTCGTCGAGGCGGTCACCCGCCAGGTCGCCGAGTTCACCCACACCTGCTTCATGGTCACCCCCTACGAGGGCTACGTCGCCGTGGCGGAGAAGCTCAACGAGCTCACCCCCGGCTCCCACGAGAAGCGCTCCGCGCTCTTCAACTCCGGCGCCGAGGCCGTCGAGAACGCGGTCAAGATCGCCCGCACGGCCACCGGCAAGCAGTCGGTCGTCGTCTTCGACCACGCCTACCACGGCCGGACCAACCTCACGATGGCGATGACGGCGAAGAACATGCCGTACAAGAAGGGCTTCGGCCCGTTCGCCTCCGAGGTCTACCGCGCCCCGCTGTCCTACCCCTTCCGCGACGGCGGCCTCGACGGCGCCGAGGCGGCCCGCAAGGCGATCGACGTCATCGAGAAGCAGGTCGGCGCCGACAACCTGGCCGCCATCGTGATCGAGCCCATCCAGGGCGAGGGCGGCTTCATCGTCCCCGCCGACGGCTTCCTGCCGGCGCTGGTCGCCTGGTGCCGCGAGAACGGCGTCGTCTTCGTCGCCGACGAGGTGCAGACCGGCTTCGCCCGCACCGGCGAGCTGTTCGCGGTCGACCACGAGGGCGTCGTCCCCGACCTGATCGTCACCGCCAAGGGCATCGCCGGCGGTCTCCCCCTCGCCGCGGTCACCGGCCGCGCCGAGCTGATGGACGCCGCGCACGCCGGCGGCCTCGGCGGCACGTACGGCGGCAACCCGCTCGCCTGCGCCGCCGCGCTCGCCGTCATCGAGACGATCGAGGCCGAGGGCCTGGTCGACCGCGCCCGCACCATCGGCAAGACGATGACCGAGCGGCTCTCCGCGCTCCAGGAGAACGACCCGCGCATCGGCGAGGTCCGCGGCCGCGGCGCGATGATCGCGGTCGAGCTGGTCAAGGCCGGCACCACCGAGCCCGACGCCGACCTGACCAAGAAGGTCGCCGCCGCCGCCAACGCCCAGGGCATGGTCGTGCTGACCTGCGGCACCTACGGCAACGTGCTGCGCTTCCTGCCGCCGCTGTCGATGCCCGACCACCTGCTCGCCGAGGCCCTCGACCTCCTCGCCGAGATCTTCCAGGAGAACTGA
- a CDS encoding helix-turn-helix domain-containing protein: MVTVADLVAVPGLGLRPVHEAGGPALRWVATSELADPTPFLEGGELLLTTGLGTRGWSDEWEPYVERLAGAGAAALGMGVGLTHDRLPDRLVDACRARGLTLLEVPAATTFVAVSRAAAELLQDQEATATRLALDLQRRLTQAALGLDLRPLLERLAQLLDGAVALVHRDGEPEEGPFGAHPDRLDLALVRTEVTGIRGQGLGAVSSTVSTTAHGPVATVVRPIGLAGRPEHYLAVAAPSSLGDPLRAAISTAAVLLSLAVERRAERRAAERRLRGRALELLVAGDRRSADVLLAVAEGAPPVPERLRVLRVAAPDEVRDDVLERLEDDGLLAGRVAGELTAALPPGQVAAVVTTLTQHADAGLRAGIGRLVPAADAGRSAETAVHALDRTTTATPVRRWEDVADAGPLTLIPPALGHEYAASLLAPLDADLRTTLAAFLRHHGSRGAVADDLGIHRNTVRNRLAEVERLLGVDLDDPAARVSTWLALELINP; encoded by the coding sequence GTGGTGACGGTGGCGGACCTGGTCGCGGTCCCCGGACTCGGTCTGCGCCCGGTGCACGAGGCCGGCGGTCCGGCCCTGCGCTGGGTCGCGACGAGCGAGCTGGCCGACCCGACGCCCTTCCTCGAGGGCGGCGAGCTGCTGCTCACCACGGGCCTGGGCACCCGCGGGTGGAGCGACGAGTGGGAGCCGTACGTCGAGCGCCTGGCCGGCGCCGGCGCCGCCGCGCTCGGCATGGGCGTGGGCCTGACCCACGACCGGCTGCCCGACCGCCTCGTCGACGCCTGCCGGGCCCGCGGCCTGACCCTGCTGGAGGTCCCGGCGGCGACCACCTTCGTCGCCGTCTCCCGCGCCGCCGCGGAGCTGCTCCAGGACCAGGAGGCGACCGCGACCCGGCTCGCCCTCGACCTGCAGCGCCGGCTGACCCAGGCCGCGCTCGGTCTCGACCTGCGCCCCCTCCTGGAGCGCCTGGCCCAGCTGCTCGACGGCGCCGTGGCGCTCGTGCACCGCGACGGCGAGCCCGAGGAGGGTCCCTTCGGCGCCCACCCGGACCGGCTCGACCTGGCCCTGGTCCGTACCGAGGTGACCGGCATCCGCGGCCAGGGCCTGGGCGCGGTCTCCAGCACCGTGTCCACCACCGCCCACGGCCCGGTCGCCACGGTGGTCCGCCCGATCGGCCTGGCCGGACGCCCCGAGCACTACCTCGCCGTCGCCGCCCCGAGCAGCCTCGGCGACCCGCTCCGGGCCGCGATCAGCACGGCCGCCGTCCTGCTCAGCCTCGCCGTCGAGCGCCGCGCCGAGCGCCGGGCCGCCGAGCGCCGGCTCCGGGGCCGCGCACTCGAGCTCCTGGTCGCCGGCGACCGCCGCTCGGCCGACGTACTGCTGGCGGTGGCGGAGGGCGCGCCCCCGGTGCCCGAGCGCCTGCGCGTGCTGCGCGTGGCCGCCCCCGACGAGGTCCGCGACGACGTCCTCGAACGCCTCGAGGACGACGGCCTGCTCGCCGGCCGCGTCGCCGGCGAGCTCACCGCGGCCCTCCCGCCCGGTCAGGTCGCCGCCGTCGTCACCACCCTCACCCAGCACGCCGACGCCGGCCTGCGCGCTGGCATCGGCCGCCTCGTCCCCGCCGCCGACGCCGGCCGCAGCGCCGAGACCGCCGTCCACGCCCTCGACCGCACCACCACCGCCACCCCGGTCCGCCGCTGGGAGGACGTCGCCGACGCCGGCCCCCTCACCCTCATCCCACCCGCCCTCGGCCACGAGTACGCCGCCTCGCTCCTCGCCCCCCTCGACGCCGACCTCCGCACGACCCTCGCCGCCTTCCTCCGCCACCACGGCTCCCGCGGCGCCGTCGCCGACGACCTCGGCATCCACCGCAACACCGTCCGCAACCGCCTCGCCGAGGTCGAGCGCCTGCTCGGGGTCGACCTGGACGACCCGGCGGCGCGGGTGAGCACGTGGTTGGCGCTCGAATTGATCAACCCGTAG
- a CDS encoding GDSL-type esterase/lipase family protein, giving the protein MHRWARAVLGAALVVASLAMMPATASGAPSGDPVRIMLLGDSVTQGSSGDWTWRYRLWRRLVTAGVSADLVGPRADLWDARTDGPGAISYADPAFDRDHAAQWGMFAALPDTAVTSLVSTHQPDVLVVMLGINDLIWTTETPAQVAASVGRLVAAARSVRPDIDVVVSEVTQHWFPEAPELNAELAGLVSSLTTELSHVVLAATAAGYDLARDTYDTSHPNARGEVRIATAVADALHRLGIGPAALLPDTMPEVGPRTPATLTVDTTGALSWTAGPGATGQLLWRRDVTAREAWNRLPDLLPADGRLVPTGLLRHHRYEFRLQPVRGDDLPEGEVRSGVAILQPGGPPPVVVPPVLVPSAPTRLRVAGAGRRCVRLAWAPVAGATSYAVQRRTGVGWTAPVRTTLPRWRGTRLPLAPRWRFRVRAERHGAPGAPTAITVARARSAAPCR; this is encoded by the coding sequence ATGCACCGATGGGCGCGTGCGGTGCTCGGGGCCGCGCTGGTGGTGGCGTCGCTGGCGATGATGCCGGCGACGGCTTCCGGCGCGCCCTCCGGCGACCCGGTACGCATCATGCTGCTCGGCGACTCGGTGACCCAAGGCTCGTCGGGGGACTGGACGTGGCGCTACCGCCTCTGGCGGCGGCTCGTCACCGCCGGCGTCTCCGCCGACCTGGTCGGCCCGCGCGCCGACCTCTGGGACGCACGCACGGACGGTCCCGGTGCGATCTCGTACGCCGACCCTGCCTTCGACCGCGACCACGCCGCCCAGTGGGGGATGTTCGCGGCCCTGCCGGACACAGCGGTGACGTCGCTCGTCTCGACCCACCAGCCAGACGTGCTGGTCGTGATGCTCGGCATCAACGACCTGATCTGGACCACCGAGACTCCGGCGCAGGTCGCCGCCAGCGTCGGCCGACTCGTCGCCGCAGCCCGCTCGGTGCGACCGGACATCGACGTCGTGGTGAGCGAGGTGACCCAGCACTGGTTCCCGGAGGCGCCCGAGCTCAACGCGGAGCTCGCCGGCCTCGTGTCCTCCCTGACCACCGAGCTGTCGCACGTCGTCCTCGCCGCGACAGCCGCGGGCTACGACCTCGCCCGTGACACCTACGACACCTCGCACCCCAACGCGCGCGGCGAGGTCCGGATCGCGACCGCGGTCGCCGACGCACTCCACCGCCTCGGCATCGGCCCGGCGGCGCTCCTGCCGGACACGATGCCCGAGGTCGGGCCCCGGACGCCGGCGACACTGACGGTCGACACGACCGGCGCCCTGTCCTGGACGGCCGGACCGGGAGCCACGGGTCAGCTGCTCTGGCGCCGCGACGTGACCGCGCGCGAGGCATGGAACCGGCTGCCCGACCTGCTCCCCGCGGACGGACGGCTCGTCCCGACCGGGCTCCTCCGGCACCACCGCTACGAGTTCCGGCTGCAGCCCGTGCGCGGCGACGACCTGCCTGAGGGCGAGGTCCGCTCGGGGGTCGCCATCCTGCAACCGGGAGGTCCGCCACCGGTCGTGGTTCCTCCGGTCCTGGTTCCTTCCGCACCGACCCGGCTGCGGGTGGCCGGCGCCGGTCGTCGTTGTGTGCGCCTGGCCTGGGCGCCGGTCGCCGGGGCGACGTCCTACGCCGTGCAGCGGCGGACGGGGGTCGGCTGGACGGCTCCGGTCCGGACCACCCTTCCCCGCTGGCGGGGCACCCGCCTGCCGCTCGCCCCGCGCTGGCGGTTCCGGGTGCGTGCGGAGCGCCACGGCGCCCCGGGCGCACCGACGGCGATCACCGTGGCCCGAGCTCGCTCCGCCGCACCTTGCCGGTGA